The following proteins are co-located in the Piscirickettsia litoralis genome:
- the rlmE gene encoding 23S rRNA (uridine(2552)-2'-O)-methyltransferase RlmE, with product MAKKSKSSSRWLQEHRDDFYVQKARADGYRSRASYKLKEVQDKDKIIRRGMTVIDLGAAPGGWSQLAADWVGESGCVIGLDLLPMDPLDNVIALQGDFTEKDVYDRLVETLDGRAVDIVLSDMAPNMSGIDTSDQAQAMYLVELALYFAEQTLKPGGDLLVKVFQGVGSQEYIKALRAKFAKVITRKPAASRPRSREIYLLARNFQMV from the coding sequence ATGGCAAAGAAGTCGAAAAGTAGTTCACGCTGGCTGCAAGAGCATCGTGATGATTTTTATGTGCAAAAAGCCCGCGCCGATGGTTACCGTTCACGTGCGAGCTATAAACTCAAAGAAGTTCAAGACAAAGATAAGATTATTCGCCGTGGCATGACGGTGATCGATTTGGGTGCAGCCCCCGGCGGTTGGTCACAATTGGCTGCCGATTGGGTGGGTGAGTCAGGTTGCGTGATTGGTTTGGATTTACTGCCGATGGATCCGCTCGATAATGTTATTGCTTTGCAAGGAGACTTTACCGAGAAGGACGTTTATGATCGCCTGGTTGAGACGCTCGATGGCCGAGCGGTGGATATCGTGCTTTCTGATATGGCGCCAAATATGAGTGGCATTGATACCAGCGATCAGGCCCAAGCGATGTATTTAGTGGAATTAGCCCTGTATTTTGCCGAGCAGACCTTAAAGCCAGGGGGTGATTTATTGGTCAAGGTGTTCCAGGGGGTTGGCTCACAAGAATATATAAAAGCCTTGCGTGCGAAGTTTGCTAAGGTGATTACGCGTAAACCGGCAGCATCTAGGCCGCGTTCGCGTGAGATTTACCTTCTGGCGAGAAACTTTCAAATGGTGTAA
- a CDS encoding MFS transporter: MFLSFYFVRDLGLSVGSATFIISCYGVGKILGGFLSGKLVDKFSANSVSAVSLLIMAFLFLIMAYLRDVYSLSLSGLIIGILAYGFITSNSVWVLNSCEKSSKMKLKAINMLSVSSNLGIGIAAAIVSLFAVAGFIIIFYISFFSLLTASIFLFLQDKHSDSLGNDFSEELSSDKKRGNKKVLLLALGCLFFIGIAVAEKTALYVVYLHQNFPQYSISLIGLLFMLNPIMVVFAQAPIVNSFQNKNKILVLGLGAFLMGLGLIVLCFSFVFVIAVISMIVWTIGEMLIFFSCSIVDLSASNS, translated from the coding sequence ATTTTTTTATCATTTTATTTTGTGAGAGACTTAGGTTTGTCTGTAGGAAGTGCTACATTTATTATTTCTTGCTATGGTGTAGGAAAGATTTTGGGTGGGTTCTTATCGGGGAAATTAGTAGATAAATTTTCGGCAAATTCAGTTTCAGCAGTTAGTCTTTTGATTATGGCGTTTTTATTCTTGATTATGGCGTACTTAAGAGATGTGTATAGCTTGTCTTTAAGTGGATTAATTATTGGTATACTTGCTTATGGATTTATTACATCAAACAGTGTTTGGGTGCTGAACAGTTGTGAAAAGTCTTCAAAAATGAAACTGAAAGCTATTAATATGCTGTCTGTTTCATCTAATCTGGGGATTGGGATAGCGGCTGCAATTGTAAGTTTATTTGCAGTCGCAGGATTTATTATAATATTTTATATCTCATTTTTTAGCCTGCTAACAGCTTCTATATTTTTATTTTTACAAGATAAACATTCTGATTCTTTAGGTAATGATTTTTCAGAGGAGCTGTCTAGTGATAAGAAAAGAGGAAATAAAAAAGTCTTATTACTTGCTTTAGGTTGCTTATTTTTTATTGGTATCGCAGTAGCTGAGAAAACAGCACTGTATGTTGTTTATTTACATCAAAATTTTCCACAGTATAGCATCAGCCTTATTGGCTTGTTGTTTATGTTGAACCCCATAATGGTAGTTTTCGCACAAGCCCCTATTGTTAACTCTTTTCAAAATAAAAATAAAATCCTAGTTCTTGGTTTGGGTGCCTTTTTAATGGGGTTAGGGTTGATTGTTTTATGTTTTTCATTTGTGTTTGTTATTGCTGTTATTTCAATGATCGTATGGACCATTGGTGAAATGCTGATTTTTTTCAGTTGCTCAATTGTTGATTTATCAGCAAGCAACAGCTAA
- the aceF gene encoding pyruvate dehydrogenase complex dihydrolipoyllysine-residue acetyltransferase → MATIKDVLVPDIGNYSDVDVIEVNVSVGDSVDVDDALITLETDKATMEVPAPFAGTVKAIKVEEGSKVSEGSLIVQVETAGSSAVESTPAPVAEAPAAPAAVAASSGPVEVRVPDIGNYSGVDVIEVNVSVGDTISEEDALITLETDKATMEVPSPVAGVVKEIKVAEGSKVSEGDLVLVVESAGGASAAAPAANQTAESPAPTAASMGAASVQEVHVPDIGNYSGVDVIEINIAVGDQISKEDALITLETDKATMEVPSPVAGIVKEIKVDEGSKVSEGDLIVLVESQGAAPASVASSSTASSQKAAPAPAAAGSSKAATAAPTKSSGPSHASPAIRRFANELGVDLAKVTGSGRKNRILREDVTKWVKSALSSPQTASAGSGTGLDLLPVPKVDFAKFGEVEEKPLSRIKKISGANLHRNWVMVPHVTQFDEADITDMEAFRKDQNKLAEKKKADYKFTPLAFLLKASAAALTAFPEFCASLNEAGDSLVLKKYVHIGVAVDTPNGLVVPVVKNVDQKGLIELSRELGEISKKARAGKLTAADMQGGCFTISSLGGLGGTAFTPIVNLPEVAILGVSKSSIKPIWNGSEFAPRLMLPLSLSYDHRVIDGAAAARFTTFLAQQLSDLRNMLL, encoded by the coding sequence GTGGCAACGATTAAAGATGTATTAGTGCCTGATATTGGTAATTACAGTGATGTGGATGTCATCGAAGTTAATGTCAGCGTTGGCGATAGCGTTGATGTAGACGATGCACTTATCACGCTAGAAACCGATAAAGCGACTATGGAAGTGCCAGCACCTTTTGCCGGTACTGTCAAAGCCATCAAGGTCGAAGAAGGCAGTAAAGTTTCTGAAGGGAGCTTGATTGTGCAAGTGGAAACAGCAGGCAGTTCAGCCGTAGAATCGACTCCTGCTCCTGTTGCAGAAGCACCAGCGGCTCCGGCAGCTGTTGCGGCTTCTTCTGGCCCGGTTGAGGTGCGCGTGCCTGATATTGGTAATTACAGTGGTGTTGACGTAATTGAAGTTAATGTCAGTGTTGGCGATACCATCAGCGAAGAAGATGCCTTAATTACACTAGAAACAGATAAGGCAACGATGGAAGTGCCATCGCCTGTTGCTGGTGTTGTTAAAGAAATTAAAGTCGCTGAAGGCAGTAAAGTGTCTGAAGGTGATTTAGTGCTCGTTGTTGAAAGTGCAGGTGGTGCTAGTGCTGCAGCGCCTGCGGCAAATCAAACAGCTGAAAGTCCTGCACCGACAGCAGCTTCAATGGGTGCGGCGAGTGTACAAGAAGTGCATGTGCCGGATATCGGTAATTACAGTGGTGTTGATGTGATTGAAATCAATATTGCTGTTGGTGATCAGATTAGTAAAGAAGATGCCTTAATTACCTTAGAAACTGATAAGGCAACCATGGAAGTGCCATCACCGGTTGCGGGTATCGTTAAAGAAATTAAGGTCGATGAAGGCAGTAAGGTGTCTGAGGGTGATTTAATTGTTTTGGTTGAATCACAAGGCGCAGCGCCTGCTTCAGTAGCAAGTTCTAGTACGGCTTCTAGTCAAAAAGCAGCACCGGCCCCTGCAGCGGCAGGTTCAAGTAAAGCAGCTACAGCAGCACCGACAAAATCATCTGGCCCATCACATGCATCACCAGCAATTCGCCGCTTTGCCAATGAATTGGGTGTAGATTTGGCGAAAGTGACAGGAAGCGGTCGTAAAAATCGGATCTTACGTGAAGATGTGACGAAATGGGTGAAAAGCGCTTTATCTAGTCCGCAAACGGCCAGTGCCGGTTCTGGCACAGGCTTGGATTTATTGCCGGTGCCGAAGGTTGACTTTGCTAAGTTTGGTGAAGTTGAAGAAAAGCCTTTATCACGAATTAAGAAGATCTCAGGAGCGAACTTACATCGTAACTGGGTCATGGTTCCGCATGTCACGCAATTCGATGAAGCGGATATTACCGATATGGAAGCTTTCCGCAAGGATCAAAACAAGCTTGCTGAGAAGAAAAAGGCGGATTATAAATTTACGCCGTTAGCCTTCTTGCTCAAGGCCAGTGCTGCGGCATTAACAGCGTTTCCTGAATTTTGTGCATCATTGAATGAAGCCGGTGATTCATTGGTCTTGAAAAAATATGTCCATATTGGTGTGGCTGTTGATACACCCAATGGTCTGGTTGTTCCTGTGGTCAAAAATGTTGACCAAAAAGGCTTGATCGAACTATCACGTGAACTTGGCGAAATCAGTAAAAAGGCGCGTGCCGGTAAGCTAACTGCTGCCGATATGCAAGGCGGTTGTTTTACTATTTCTAGCCTAGGTGGTTTAGGCGGCACCGCTTTTACACCGATTGTGAACTTGCCTGAAGTTGCAATTTTAGGTGTGTCTAAATCAAGCATAAAGCCGATTTGGAATGGCAGTGAATTTGCGCCGCGCTTAATGTTGCCGTTATCGCTGTCTTATGATCACCGTGTCATCGATGGTGCAGCAGCAGCGCGCTTTACGACCTTCTTGGCGCAGCAGCTGTCTGATTTGCGTAATATGTTACTGTAA
- the folP gene encoding dihydropteroate synthase: MLEKHEQGKGTGCPFFLSKTGQPILLKSPLIMGVINCSPNSFYQSSIAVNKETVLGLAGQMIAEGANILDIGGEATNPFVNIEREAPSIQEEIDRVAPHIEAIKARFDILVSVDTSCPEVMRAAVSAGADMINDQRALSREGAKQTVADLKVPVCLMHMFEAIRRPKDSSKAELLAQIKQDLKRHVNECLGAGILAERIIIDPGFGGGNYGKDADENFYLLAHLAEFLEFNLPTLVGLSRKSFIGAVLQEEDFNQRLYGSLAGALLSVQQGAHILRVHDVKATADALKIMAATNAQL; encoded by the coding sequence ATGCTAGAAAAACATGAACAAGGAAAGGGCACCGGTTGCCCTTTTTTCTTGAGTAAAACAGGTCAGCCTATTTTATTAAAATCACCGCTGATTATGGGGGTGATTAACTGTTCGCCAAACTCGTTTTATCAATCTTCGATTGCGGTTAATAAAGAGACAGTACTGGGTTTGGCCGGGCAGATGATAGCTGAAGGTGCGAATATTTTAGATATTGGCGGTGAGGCGACCAATCCTTTTGTAAATATTGAGCGTGAAGCGCCAAGTATTCAGGAAGAAATTGACCGGGTTGCCCCTCATATTGAAGCGATTAAAGCGCGCTTTGATATTTTGGTTTCTGTTGACACCAGCTGTCCGGAAGTCATGCGTGCAGCGGTGAGTGCTGGGGCGGATATGATCAATGATCAGCGGGCTTTAAGTCGGGAAGGGGCGAAGCAAACTGTTGCTGATCTAAAGGTGCCTGTTTGTTTGATGCATATGTTTGAGGCGATACGCAGACCTAAAGATTCAAGCAAAGCTGAGTTATTAGCCCAAATTAAGCAAGATTTAAAACGCCATGTTAATGAGTGCCTCGGCGCTGGAATATTGGCCGAACGGATCATTATTGACCCAGGCTTTGGTGGCGGTAATTATGGCAAAGATGCCGATGAGAATTTTTATTTGCTCGCTCATTTAGCTGAGTTTCTTGAATTCAATTTGCCGACTTTAGTGGGTTTATCGCGCAAGAGCTTTATTGGTGCGGTCTTACAAGAAGAAGATTTTAACCAGCGGTTATATGGCAGTTTAGCAGGTGCTTTACTCAGCGTGCAGCAAGGTGCGCATATTCTGCGCGTGCATGATGTGAAAGCAACGGCAGATGCACTGAAAATTATGGCGGCAACGAATGCCCAGTTATAA
- a CDS encoding TMEM165/GDT1 family protein, producing the protein MHSFLVSTFTVGTAELGDKTQLLTLLFAARFKKPAPIIAAILVATLLNHGITAWAGAFFSSFFTPIILHGVLTVSFIITAIWALIPDTLDEGEAGKHNKNIFWTVLITFFIAELGDKTQLVTLALSAQYQTVFWVTLGTTLGMMIANVPAVFLGKIWCEKLPFKLIRIVSALIFIALASYEAYQLALLLN; encoded by the coding sequence ATGCACTCATTCTTAGTTTCTACTTTTACTGTCGGCACCGCCGAACTTGGTGATAAAACTCAATTACTTACCTTGCTTTTTGCTGCACGCTTTAAAAAACCTGCGCCCATTATCGCTGCGATTCTAGTCGCTACCTTACTTAATCATGGTATCACCGCTTGGGCCGGCGCCTTTTTCAGCTCCTTTTTCACACCGATTATTTTGCATGGCGTGCTCACTGTGTCTTTTATCATCACTGCCATCTGGGCTTTAATCCCAGATACGCTGGATGAAGGGGAGGCCGGTAAGCACAACAAAAACATCTTCTGGACTGTTTTAATTACCTTTTTTATTGCAGAACTCGGCGATAAAACGCAGCTGGTCACTCTGGCTTTAAGTGCACAATACCAGACTGTCTTTTGGGTCACCCTTGGTACAACCTTAGGGATGATGATCGCGAATGTACCCGCTGTTTTCCTCGGTAAAATCTGGTGTGAGAAGCTACCTTTTAAGCTCATTCGTATCGTTTCCGCCTTGATATTCATAGCGTTAGCAAGCTATGAGGCTTATCAATTAGCTCTGTTACTCAACTAA
- the glmM gene encoding phosphoglucosamine mutase: MTTKRKYFGTDGVRGRVGQAPITADFILQLGWAVGSVIRRESGAGKVVIGKDTRISGYMFEAALEAGFSAAGVDVYLLGPMPTPAIAYLTRTFHADAGVVISASHNPYYDNGIKFFSAQGVKLPDNIELMIEAELEKPMQTVESLELGKAWRIDDAPGRYIEYCKATIPNDLSLSGLKIVVDCAHGATYHVAPSVFRELGAEVVTIGVEPNGTNINDNVGATSPQALCKKVLSEGADIGIALDGDGDRLIVIDHAGTVVDGDDLLYIMAKDYQQQGILQGGVVGTVMSNLGLEKALAREKIAFARAQVGDRYVIEEMNTRAWNLGGESSGHLICSNVTTTGDGIVAALQVLSSMKRLGKNIQELKAGFEKYPQKMINVPVKEKLDHNAWEKVNKEVMKAEEQLGERGRILLRPSGTEPLIRVMVEGESMAEITRFAESLAGVVREYS, encoded by the coding sequence GTGACGACAAAGCGTAAATATTTTGGCACCGATGGGGTGCGTGGACGAGTGGGCCAGGCACCGATTACAGCTGACTTTATTTTGCAGCTCGGCTGGGCGGTGGGTAGTGTGATTCGCCGTGAAAGTGGTGCAGGTAAAGTGGTGATTGGCAAGGATACGCGAATTTCAGGATATATGTTCGAAGCTGCATTAGAAGCAGGTTTTTCGGCCGCTGGGGTAGATGTATATTTATTAGGGCCGATGCCAACACCAGCGATTGCTTATTTAACACGGACATTTCATGCGGATGCTGGGGTGGTGATCAGTGCATCGCATAATCCTTATTATGATAATGGCATTAAGTTTTTTTCCGCCCAAGGGGTAAAGTTACCTGATAATATCGAGTTGATGATCGAGGCTGAACTTGAAAAACCGATGCAAACGGTTGAGTCTTTGGAATTGGGTAAAGCTTGGCGAATTGATGATGCACCGGGGCGGTACATAGAATATTGTAAGGCAACGATTCCAAATGATTTGAGCTTGTCGGGCTTGAAAATCGTTGTCGATTGCGCGCACGGGGCGACTTACCATGTAGCGCCGAGCGTATTTCGCGAGTTAGGCGCTGAGGTCGTGACTATCGGCGTTGAACCTAACGGGACCAATATTAATGATAATGTCGGGGCGACATCGCCGCAAGCGTTGTGCAAGAAGGTGCTCAGTGAGGGCGCAGATATTGGTATTGCACTGGATGGTGATGGTGATCGTCTTATTGTGATTGATCATGCTGGTACTGTGGTTGATGGTGATGATTTGCTTTACATCATGGCGAAAGACTACCAACAGCAAGGTATTTTGCAAGGCGGTGTGGTTGGCACAGTGATGAGTAATCTGGGCTTAGAAAAAGCACTTGCTCGTGAGAAAATTGCCTTTGCTCGGGCGCAAGTAGGTGATCGATATGTCATCGAAGAGATGAATACGCGTGCTTGGAACTTAGGTGGTGAATCTTCCGGCCATTTAATTTGCAGCAATGTGACAACCACAGGTGATGGCATTGTCGCCGCTTTGCAGGTGCTCTCAAGCATGAAGCGCCTCGGTAAAAATATTCAAGAGCTTAAAGCGGGGTTTGAAAAGTACCCACAGAAAATGATCAATGTGCCAGTGAAAGAAAAGCTCGATCATAATGCCTGGGAGAAGGTCAACAAAGAAGTTATGAAAGCCGAAGAGCAACTGGGTGAGCGTGGGCGAATTTTACTGCGTCCTTCTGGAACTGAGCCTTTGATACGGGTGATGGTTGAAGGTGAAAGCATGGCAGAAATCACTCGCTTTGCTGAGAGTTTGGCGGGTGTTGTCCGTGAGTATAGTTAA
- a CDS encoding MFS transporter, with protein MIYQQATAKKKGQSIGLFKTVYAISMAIGPIVGGFIYSHWSGDMVWYLSGIIAVFCLGLCWLLRHERY; from the coding sequence TTGATTTATCAGCAAGCAACAGCTAAAAAGAAAGGTCAAAGTATAGGGTTGTTTAAAACTGTGTACGCTATCAGTATGGCTATAGGCCCAATTGTGGGAGGTTTTATTTATTCACATTGGAGTGGAGATATGGTCTGGTATTTGAGCGGTATTATTGCGGTCTTTTGCTTAGGACTCTGTTGGTTGCTAAGGCATGAAAGATATTGA
- the ftsH gene encoding ATP-dependent zinc metalloprotease FtsH: MIKNIMLWLVIALVLVTVFSNLGPRQQSVNRLDYSTFVKDINNGQVKSVIIDGLNIKGQTSSGTPFATYIPWKDPFLMDQMIAKNVTVAAKPPEQRSWLLSALISWFPGILLIAIWIFFLRQMQGGGGGKGMMSFGSSKARLLGEDQIKINFSDVAGCEEAKEEVKELVDFLRDPTKFQKLGGKIPQGVLMVGPPGTGKTLLAKAIAGEAKVPFFSISGSDFVEMFVGVGASRVRDMFEQAKKRAPCIIFIDEIDAVGRHRGSGMGGGHDEREQTLNQMLVEMDGFEGTEGVIVIAATNRPDVLDPALLRPGRFDRQVNVGLPDVKGREQILKVHMRKVPLGDDVKASLIARGTPGFSGADLANLVNEAALFAARKDKAVVAMREFDDAKDKILMGTERRSMAMTEDQKRLTAFHEAGHAIVGCLVPDHDPVYKVSIVPRGRALGVTMYLPEEDSYGYSRERLESLISSMYGGRIAEEMIFGAEKVTTGASNDIEKASEVARNMVTKWGLSERLGPILYGQEGGDPFGYGMGKGAPEFSDETSIAIDEEVRKLIDRNYARAHKLLDENRDILDAMADALMVYETIDREQVADLMARRPVKAPKDWDQPSDKNDSSEPGDQPQVVEEKQDSATPPQDVNGKPADDPA; encoded by the coding sequence ATGATAAAAAACATCATGCTATGGCTAGTGATTGCATTAGTATTAGTTACTGTATTTAGTAATTTAGGCCCGCGTCAGCAGTCGGTTAATCGGCTAGATTATTCAACATTTGTCAAAGATATTAATAATGGTCAGGTGAAAAGCGTGATCATCGATGGTTTGAATATTAAGGGGCAAACATCGAGCGGTACGCCATTTGCGACCTATATCCCCTGGAAAGATCCGTTTTTAATGGACCAAATGATTGCCAAGAATGTCACGGTTGCAGCTAAGCCACCGGAGCAGCGTAGCTGGCTACTTTCAGCGCTAATTAGCTGGTTCCCTGGCATTTTATTGATTGCGATTTGGATTTTCTTCTTGCGGCAGATGCAAGGCGGTGGTGGCGGTAAGGGCATGATGTCCTTCGGTTCCAGTAAAGCGCGTCTGCTTGGTGAAGATCAGATTAAAATTAATTTTTCTGATGTTGCCGGTTGTGAAGAAGCCAAAGAAGAAGTAAAAGAGCTGGTTGATTTTCTGCGCGATCCGACTAAGTTTCAGAAGCTCGGCGGTAAAATCCCGCAAGGTGTGTTGATGGTCGGCCCGCCTGGAACCGGTAAAACGTTATTAGCTAAGGCGATTGCTGGTGAGGCGAAAGTGCCGTTTTTCTCTATCTCAGGCTCTGACTTTGTTGAAATGTTTGTGGGGGTTGGTGCCTCACGTGTCCGTGATATGTTCGAGCAAGCGAAAAAGCGCGCGCCTTGTATCATCTTTATTGATGAGATTGATGCGGTCGGTCGTCACCGTGGCTCAGGTATGGGCGGTGGTCACGATGAGCGTGAACAAACTTTGAATCAAATGCTCGTTGAGATGGATGGCTTTGAAGGGACCGAGGGGGTGATTGTGATCGCCGCGACCAACCGTCCTGATGTGCTTGATCCTGCCTTATTGCGTCCCGGGCGTTTTGATCGCCAGGTCAATGTTGGCTTGCCGGATGTCAAAGGGCGTGAGCAAATTCTAAAAGTGCATATGCGTAAAGTGCCTTTGGGTGATGATGTGAAAGCGTCACTGATTGCTCGTGGTACCCCTGGATTTTCTGGGGCAGATTTGGCGAACTTAGTGAATGAAGCTGCATTATTTGCTGCACGCAAAGATAAAGCCGTCGTTGCCATGCGCGAATTCGATGATGCCAAAGATAAGATTTTGATGGGTACAGAGCGTCGTTCGATGGCGATGACCGAAGATCAAAAACGCTTAACGGCCTTTCATGAGGCAGGTCATGCCATTGTCGGTTGTTTAGTGCCCGATCATGATCCCGTTTATAAAGTATCGATTGTGCCACGCGGCCGTGCTTTAGGTGTGACGATGTACCTGCCTGAAGAAGATAGTTATGGCTATTCGCGTGAGCGCTTAGAGAGTTTGATCTCGAGTATGTACGGCGGCCGTATTGCTGAAGAGATGATCTTCGGTGCAGAAAAAGTAACCACCGGGGCCTCGAATGACATTGAAAAAGCTTCTGAAGTAGCTCGTAATATGGTCACTAAGTGGGGATTGTCTGAGCGTTTGGGGCCGATCTTATATGGCCAAGAAGGCGGGGATCCCTTTGGTTACGGTATGGGCAAAGGTGCGCCTGAATTTTCTGATGAAACATCGATTGCGATTGATGAAGAAGTGCGTAAGTTAATCGACCGTAACTATGCGCGCGCTCATAAATTACTGGATGAAAATCGTGATATTCTCGATGCGATGGCCGATGCCTTGATGGTTTATGAAACTATCGACCGTGAACAGGTGGCCGACCTGATGGCGCGCCGTCCAGTCAAAGCACCGAAAGATTGGGACCAGCCGTCGGATAAAAATGATTCATCAGAGCCAGGGGATCAGCCGCAAGTGGTCGAAGAAAAGCAAGACAGTGCGACACCACCGCAGGATGTCAATGGCAAACCGGCAGATGATCCTGCTTAA
- a CDS encoding YhbY family RNA-binding protein has translation MALSSQEKQTLKSRAHHLKPVVTVSHKGLTENVANELEIALAHHELIKVRINCGDRDKLQQITDTICENHQADCVQIIGFLAVLYRQAPAKPAAEKPKTKSKPNSKAKARAKRQEIKAKAEKEEQARKKAKYFKKVTQPRNKD, from the coding sequence ATGGCATTATCCAGTCAAGAAAAACAGACCCTAAAGTCTAGGGCGCACCATTTAAAGCCAGTTGTTACCGTCAGTCATAAAGGTCTTACTGAAAATGTTGCCAATGAACTCGAAATCGCACTGGCTCATCACGAATTAATCAAAGTTCGCATCAATTGTGGCGATCGTGATAAATTACAACAGATTACCGACACCATCTGCGAAAATCATCAGGCCGATTGCGTGCAAATCATCGGTTTCCTCGCTGTGCTCTATCGCCAAGCGCCAGCTAAACCTGCCGCCGAAAAGCCAAAAACCAAATCCAAACCTAACTCCAAAGCCAAGGCTCGCGCCAAACGCCAAGAGATAAAAGCCAAAGCTGAAAAAGAAGAACAAGCGCGCAAAAAAGCCAAATACTTCAAAAAAGTGACTCAGCCTCGCAACAAAGACTAA
- a CDS encoding SAM-dependent methyltransferase, whose product MNIDQASLTLVGSGIKAISHLTEEAKAYIQHADQVCYLLNEPVAQKWIEKNNKNAFSLEKLYTKYPKRVDNYRAITDVIVEAVIKEQHVCVVLYGHPTVFAQPGLEAVRVLRSKGYTASILPGISAEDCLFVDLLINPGECGCQSFETTDFLIYQRNFDSRSHLVLWQVGIIGCLGHTANYDNHHAATILSGYLTKYYGERHEVVLYEAAQYPTFKPRIDKLPLNQLSEAQFSAITTLYVPPNPSNQANKNMLKALNIECS is encoded by the coding sequence ATGAATATAGATCAAGCTTCTTTAACCCTGGTAGGGTCAGGAATCAAAGCTATTTCGCACTTAACGGAGGAAGCTAAAGCGTATATACAGCACGCTGACCAAGTTTGTTATTTATTAAATGAGCCAGTGGCACAAAAATGGATAGAGAAAAATAATAAAAATGCATTTTCTTTGGAAAAGCTTTATACCAAGTACCCTAAACGTGTAGATAACTATCGAGCAATCACAGATGTTATTGTTGAAGCTGTTATTAAAGAACAGCATGTATGCGTTGTCTTATATGGTCACCCTACAGTATTTGCTCAGCCAGGCTTAGAAGCTGTAAGGGTCTTAAGAAGCAAAGGATATACTGCTAGTATTTTGCCTGGTATTTCTGCTGAAGATTGCTTGTTTGTTGACTTATTAATCAATCCAGGAGAATGTGGTTGCCAGTCATTTGAAACGACAGACTTTCTTATTTATCAACGTAATTTTGATTCTCGTTCTCATCTAGTCCTATGGCAGGTGGGAATTATAGGTTGTCTGGGGCATACAGCTAATTATGATAATCACCATGCTGCTACTATATTATCTGGCTATTTAACAAAATATTATGGTGAGAGGCATGAAGTCGTTTTATATGAAGCAGCACAATACCCAACGTTTAAGCCTCGAATAGATAAGCTGCCTTTAAATCAGCTTTCTGAAGCTCAATTCAGTGCAATTACCACTTTGTATGTTCCCCCTAATCCTTCGAATCAAGCAAATAAAAACATGTTAAAAGCTTTGAATATAGAATGTTCATAG